The DNA sequence AATGACTGTTATTCCTTAAGGGAGAATATGCTTTTGGATATATAATGGTCAGAAGAATGGAATAAAATTTTTTGGAATAGAAGAGAATTCCCATTCCATTGTTtggataatttttataatggaATGAAAAAAGGGATTGATTCCATCCCATACCTGAGTTGGAAGGGGGAAAAAGAAGGGCATGTGATAAAATGAAATGGAACACCCATGCCATCTGAGTGGATTTACATGAAATTAGAATTAGGCTCTGTTCAATTGAGGAGATGAATTTGgaggagagtgtgaagatgaatttgtgttgatttgtgtggatgaatatgtgtgtttttttgagtggatttagagggtGAAGTGAATGGATTTGAAGatgaattttgtgaaagttagtgagtgatttgagtgatgtgaaagataaaataaaaagttataatagataaaatttgaaaattactaaaataccttgatgataaaaatatatgaaataataaattagttaaaaatattaaattttaaaaaatattattaaataaatttaaaaaaaatatatattaaattattattattatttttataataactactattatttaaaattattattaattatatatatatatatatatatatatatatatataagaatcaTATTTAGCTGTTAAGAGGTGAggatataaaagtaaatttattccTCATTCTCTCAAATCTTCACTAAACCGAAGGATGTGTTTTGAATGGAATCCTGCAAATTCATTTTCATCCATCTGTGCAAATACTCTAAAACGcacacaacttttttttataatccgTCATCGTGAATCAGCGTATTAAATCAATCCTTTGATACGAACAGAGTCTTagggttttaaaaaattaactctaaacgtaaatttattttcttctcaaagATACACGCTAATATTTAGAACCATATTATGCATCTGGGCAACAGTCAAAAAGAATTTTATTGTATACCTTTTCATAATATTGCTTCGCCATCTGCAAAAATTGATCAACAGCTTGAAATGCCTTAGATCGCACATCACTGTTTGAACCATGacaagaaaaacatataatcaCTGCCTTGAAAAAGGTGAAATATTCCAAGGAAAAGAAAGATCTCTATGCAGAATATGAGGATTGGCAAAACATACAAATTAGCACACaggacaaaaataaagaacattCATTATTTAAGAGCCTAacgtaaaaaatttaaaacataaaaaaaggaATTAAGAAGCAACTGTGCAACACAagaactttttttctttaaaaaaggATTTAaccaactaaaaaatattagttatataGAAATCAATTGACTAACAAACTTGTTCACAAATTGAAAGtggatataagaaaataaagcaTCAGCAGGATATAACTTGTCAGGATCAATTGTGAGCACAACAACATTAGGAAGAATCCGAGTTGCAATTTCAGTGATGTCATAGTAGGAACTGGTAGCACATAAAGCCATAATGcctgtaaattaaaatttaaaatggtgaaaaaatacattttgttgCAAAACTGAAGAAAAAATGTAATACGTCGTTCGGGGTAAGTCCAATACCTGCTCCTCTAGCAGGTGGGAAGGTATCACGTAAAGCACGGACTGTAAATGCATTAATCAACACTCTTTTTCTTGTCTGAGAAAAAGCTCCGAGGAGTTATTAACCAATGAACATTTTCTAACAATAAACAAAAGTACGGCAACTATCTGAACTAGAAAACATCATGTGATCATACCCCTTCGTTTAAGTAGCTTGCAATGTTTCCCAACAAGATGGTAGTATTTGTTCGTATAGCTGGTTCTTCATCGACCTATAGAGAACAAATTGtagattttataaattttagaaaaggaaaaaccagGAAAATTGTTCACTTTCCCAGTCAGCTTTCGTTCCCCACACATTAATAGTTGAAGCAGTACCTGTAACCTTGACAAATGCTTTAATAATGACCCCGAAAAGGTCCTTTGAGACAGCTGCAATTATGAGACAAATaacattttaacaaataaaattagcTACTAAAGACTCatcaaatagaaaagaagatttgggctggaaaagaagaaaaggacCCGTAAAGAAAAAGGAACAAAGCGTTCAAAAACATGGCATTTAATTGAGGTTGTGTCAGGAAccaaaaattgaaaagagaaaaaaaagattttattcAATAGAACAAGATATAAAACAACACTCTCTTCTCGAAGGGTTCTCCTTTACAAAGAATCTCTCTTTTCACAAAGACCTAATGCTCAACTTATAATTGAACATCTCACTCTATCTCCTATCCTTCTTCCCCTATTTATATCTAATTAACACCTGAACGAACTAATTCATTAATATTCTAACTAtgttaacttttcttttcttaagaTGCTAACACAGTTCACTAACATATACTGAGCGATTGGGTACACTTCGTTTcattgaatttctttttcttggtaCTTCTTATTTCTGTCCTTTTGTTTAGGAGAGTTCTTTATCATATGTTCTCTGTGTAATATTCTCTGTCTCAATTagtttcttcttttatataatatcaaaAACCAATTTTAAGAGTCAATCAGAATTCAAAGACAATTCGGTATTATAAAAGCGATCACAAGAAACCCATTTATCTCATTGATGTGCATTCAAAATCAATTATGCAAACCCAACATCATTCAACTTCtttgaaaacatttaatttatcttaaaaaattagCAATAATTTCGCGAAATTTAGTCATTCCCAAACATGTATTTATTCAAACATAGATTAGTGTAATTAAGATTTATTGGTAGTTCTAATAGCAATAGGAGCTTCTCCGTGATGCTAATTCCCAAGCTCTAACACAACCCACGCCTCTTCTGAACAAATTTTTAGTGCCTAAAATTCTAATTACACCAATAACATTACGAAAAGACAGAAATTTAGCCAATATGAATACTAAAAGACAAACCTTTGGAGCCAGAATTAGCATGGACTTGAGAGTAAGTTCCCTCAGAAAAGCGGATGTATCAGAGAACCCAGTAGCAACATGAGGGTAAACCTGATCATCAAATGTCaacaatagaataaaaatatccaCATTGATAACATTAATCTTCATATATTATACcacggaaaaaaaaaacaatcttaTTCTGATAACGTACCTGCTCATCAACAACTTGTGCTGATAATGACTCCCCATACTGATCAATATGTTGTAGAAGTCCAACTCGAATACCTCGATCATTTGATGAAAAAAGCTTAACAAGGGTTGGAAGCACCTAAGTATAATATAGTGAAATCCAATACAGGAATGAGATGAGTCCTAGTTAGTGAGAGAATCAAACAATAAGAAAGAACGAAGAAAAGGGGCATCATAAAGGTATTGAAGTTATTATACACCTTGACACAGAACTCCTCAGCTGACAGTGCGGAACTCATTTTCAACAATGCAGTCAAAGCCAGGGCAGAGGCTGAACCATATTCAAGTGCAGAAGCTAATAAAGGAAGCAACTGCGAAAACCAAAATTGTCTCATTAATCAATTGGGATAAAATTTTGaacattaaaagtttttaatttgaaCTTGTAAAGAGACCTTTTTCAACACAATCTGCTGAGGAAGTTGCTCTGACAAATTTGGAAGCTTGCGGAAGAAAGTGTCTTTCTCAACACTATCTTTCAAACTAAGAATTTCCATGAAATGAATCGTGTCTACtaacttattttgaaaatactCTGCACATCCATTACCAACAAACTTAAAGTTGCAGAGATTTATATCATGACagaaaataataactattagaagttcaaaacaagaaaagcaaacATTTAGAATGTGGTATAGATTATTGAACTGGATTTTATTTTAGCTTGTTTTCACCTGATCATGAAGCAGAAGAATTCCCTCCTAAGTCCTAAATCTGAAAAAGCTAAGATCAATTTACATTAGAATGTGCTCCCAACAACACTCTATCATATAAACCATAACCTCTGCATGCATGTAATACTCAACACCCCCTCTCCTTGATTAATCCTCTTTTCAAGAAAAGCCATTAAATTTCTCTATTCTCTTATATACAGTAAACTCAGAAAGTTAGAGTTATACAACATCAGTTTTAAACGCATTCTGGTAAGCTATAAACTACACTTGAATGTATTAATCAAACATGGAACCTCTTCCAAAAATGCTAAGCAACCATCTCAAAAAAACTAAGGCTGTCAAAACTCCAATAATTACCAACGTTCCCATGAAGTTTTAAACTATAATCTATGACAATCCTACCGCAGTAAAGCCAGCCCGAATGGAAAATACCTAGACATAACTAGCACAGTTTTAAGTAGCCTGACAGAGGAATACACTGTATCCTATAGCATATAAGACAAACTGCAAAACAATCCTTCAAAGTTCAAACAAAGAAGTAAAACTGTAACAATGCTAAGCTAACCAAGTTTctgtaaaacaaattataaatatatcaataagcACTCACCGCTGTTTTCTATAAGCTTTGATGTATTTAATCTACGAGAGGGTGTAGAACTCAGCAACCGCTGGTAATCTGGAAGCAGAGACTGTAagccaaaaacaaaaagacaaTCAGAgatgaagaatgaatattttattagaatgaGATATAAAAAAGTAACCAACAGATCAAAGCCTCACTTAATAAACATTATATGTAGTAACACGAACAAAGACAACAACAGTAAATTCCTAAGCAGGCTGACCTTAGGAATGAAGACAGTGTTGCGTAACTCCTCCGTTTTGCCCAACTTTAAACCAGAGAATAGCTCATAGATAAGACAAcctataaaataagaatttgttGGTTTTGAGAGGTCTATTCTGTAAACCAACAATATCTGTGCagtttacatcattttaaccaATATTACTAATGCATGGACaaattgtaacattttttttttctgatatatAACCATGCTCTTAAGGAATACTTATAAGGGAAAAGGTTAAACAAAATACGTAAACAATAAATTCCACACTAAATATGATTTGCTACTTACTAGGACTGCAAAGAAGTCGATTGGTAACTATCGTAACATTATGCAAAGCATAAGATACATTATTTCTAGTTCTTCCTTCTTCACTAAGaacaaaaattgatattatgatCCATTCTTAGCAAAAACAGTAAATTACAAACAGAACCAAGCCCCCAGAGTAAACGGGCATGGAGTTTAACTTATAGCACCACTCTGTCCAAAAACTTAAGCAGTTAGGTGATGGTTCAAGATTGGTTTTATATCAATAGCCTACCTCCTTGCAAATGGGCCCTCTGGATCAGAAGCATAAATAGTTTACAGGTTGTATCTTTCTCTTGCTGAAATTCAGCTTTTAGATTAACAAGAAACAGGGGtggaggatcaaattcattaccaTTTTATCATAGAAACTTTGATACCATGTCAAGGACCAACTTTTGCAAAAGCTTAAGATGTTTGGTGAGGTTCAATATCGGTTTTTATATCTTTAGTAAGAAAATTAAAGTAGTTTCACAAGTAAAATTCATTTGTTTATGGCCAGCTATAGATGAAAACGAATTCCAGAATATATGTTCTGGGCACCACGGTACAACCATATTGATTAGGCTAGTAAGAGGACATGAAATGCGACCATCAGCAAGCAAGAGAAACTGTAACAATGCCAAAATGTTAATTGGCTCCATTGCACTTAGTATTTCAAATTGCCGTCATAATGCATTATAACTGAGAATAACATACCCATGCCCCAAGAATCAATGGCCCAAGGAGGAGACTTCTTAATTCCAGCCCAGTCAGATTTTGCCAGTTCCATTGATTTGTATTGTGCTTCAACAAGCCATGCATATTGCTGAATGGAAAACATGCGAGGAATAGATATTAGGTTTCTTCACAGcttgagttttttcttttagacGATAAAAAAAAGGTGTCATAAATCGTAGCGAGGTCCTTCCCATCCCCCCCTGGGAAAAAAAGACTCCCTCTTTCAAGAGAGAACACATGCCTATAGCTTGTTTTGATGTCACACTAGGGTCTGCTAAAGTGTAAGGCCATCGTGACCTTTTTCAACCACATACCAAGAAACATGTTCTAAAGTTGACAAGAAAAGAAGGTATTACTTCCAAACACTAAATTACCAGCATTTGCCCAGAGGAAGTTTCGTTATTCCCATCAAACTCTGATAGAACATCAAAAGCATGGAGTTTCCAGTCCAAAGTTTGTGTGACAACGACACTTGCCAAGCAAACATTAGCGTGAACCTGCAACACGCAAAGCttatcaagaaaaaaacaaaacaataaccAGAGAGCATAAAAACCATACTTATATTAGCTCATGAACACTCACCAGTTTACAATCGTTATTTAAGAAGCTCACAGCCTTTGCTATTTGATGCAGGCCCCAAGCATAATATTCATCCCTACAACCACGATAAGGagtaaaatataacaaatgaaTACTATTTTCTCAATTCAAAAACCAATTGATACAAAATagcaaaatcaaaatcaaattgaaattcaaaacctttcatcctgcattattttaatttaatgttacaCTCGAAATCATGTGCAATGAAAGTTGCCAATCAATGTTTTAGCAACTGAACCAGATCATGCAGCAGAAACTGCATTCATACCTCTGGCTACCTTCAAGACCTAGCTCCTTAATCTTGTCTGACAGCGGCATCACAGGCTCGGTCACCATATAAATTGTAACCTTGGGAGAACCAGCATCAACAGTTTCAACCTCTGTGCtgtgaagaaaagataaaatatttggATGCCTAACCTGAAACGGTGCACcatcaaaaagagaaaaacatccAAAATTTGAAACCCCGCAGCAACACAATACAAGCAAAGCTTACAGTGCGTAGACGCTTAACACCATTACGACCCGCAGCTAAATGTCCATCCTGAGCATTGCTCCCAGACAGAGAAAATATTGACACTGGAGCACCATCATCCtgaaaccaaaaccaaaaccaaattaACGACAAATTAGTTAGGTATAGCTTCCAATTGAAGCTAACATTGACATAAACATTATGCACGCATAATTGGACTAGGAGTTACTCGTtcaggaataaaaaaaatatgtacattGAGTTACCTTGGAGGTGCCGCGAAAATGAAGCCACGAGCCCCAAGCAGAAGCGTAAGGTTCACCGATATTGTACGGAAGATCTTTGAGGCCGGTGCCAGATCCAGCCACCACCTCTTTCAAGAATTTGAACATTGCTTCGATCCACGATCACAATTCTGATCAAATCATTGATCAACCACGCACGCTACTACCTATAATAGCTATAACTCTTGCTACGGTACCGTTTCAGGATCAGAAACATATAACACTCTTCCTCAATGTAATGCAACACGAGGAGGAGAAATTGAAGCAACTAGCGTCATGGAGGAGGGAAATGCAAATGCTCATGCCACCACCTTCGCTTTAACGTGCTTTCTAATTTCTTATCTTCCCATAAACATATGATAACATtcgttgtttttattttttattttactagataaattatttaagtgTGTTATTTCTCTCTCCGtaacctttttcttcttctccaatGAATTTAtcagaataataaaaaattattgtaaaacaAGTAACAACCACCGTTACCGTTACACGATACCATCTAATCATTTGATTGAGCATgtgtaattttgaattttatgaagataaaaaataatttggcTTGCACTATTTACGGAGTGCGCTAGATAAATATGTTTCGTAATTTTAGGATGTTTTTTATGTGCAAGACACACAAGTTTGAGTTACCTCTCTTTATGTGCAAAGACCTCTATTGTTATTTATTCGTGATCGTGAAAgaagtttaatttaaatcaaatggTAAATGGCAAGACATAAGGATCGTTCCAAATACCACCCTATGATAAAAGAGCAAGGTTGCTGCATCTTGGAGTGATTtgcaaattatattttatatacgtGTTTTTATAAACGGGAAAGGTTGCATGCAAAAGTATACTCGTAAGTTTGCAACTTCATTACTAACTATCAAATTTAAAGGGTTTgcacaattgaaaaaaaaaacttaatgttAAATACGTTGTTAGTTTCTTAACTTTGACAGGAAATTGAGATTTATCTTATCTGaaaatttgatacattttttgaTCTGTCTAATGTATAATTAGGTTTAAAGTACCATATTCATTCATAGTTCATTATTATGCAAGAAGAATCAAGagtgacaaattttaatttaacatcaGAGTTCAGTAACTAAAATCTTATTTAACCCAAAGCTTAAATATACTCGG is a window from the Vigna unguiculata cultivar IT97K-499-35 chromosome 7, ASM411807v1, whole genome shotgun sequence genome containing:
- the LOC114189556 gene encoding N-terminal kinase-like protein isoform X1, coding for MFKFLKEVVAGSGTGLKDLPYNIGEPYASAWGSWLHFRGTSKDDGAPVSIFSLSGSNAQDGHLAAGRNGVKRLRTVRHPNILSFLHSTEVETVDAGSPKVTIYMVTEPVMPLSDKIKELGLEGSQRDEYYAWGLHQIAKAVSFLNNDCKLVHANVCLASVVVTQTLDWKLHAFDVLSEFDGNNETSSGQMLQYAWLVEAQYKSMELAKSDWAGIKKSPPWAIDSWGMGCLIYELFSGLKLGKTEELRNTVFIPKSLLPDYQRLLSSTPSRRLNTSKLIENSEYFQNKLVDTIHFMEILSLKDSVEKDTFFRKLPNLSEQLPQQIVLKKLLPLLASALEYGSASALALTALLKMSSALSAEEFCVKVLPTLVKLFSSNDRGIRVGLLQHIDQYGESLSAQVVDEQVYPHVATGFSDTSAFLRELTLKSMLILAPKLSQRTFSGSLLKHLSRLQVDEEPAIRTNTTILLGNIASYLNEGTRKRVLINAFTVRALRDTFPPARGAGIMALCATSSYYDITEIATRILPNVVVLTIDPDNDVRSKAFQAVDQFLQMAKQYYEKTNTAEDTEGASMGISSIPGNAGLLGWAMSSLTLKGKPSDNAPVSSVSSTALPPASANAGSVIDTPPTAPLRVRSAPDFAEQPVPTSPTSTDGWGEMENELDEECENDKDGWDDLEPLEEIKPTPALANIQAAQRRPVSQPVSQTKQAANLQSKSTSKLKKDEDDELWGSIAAPAPKTSKSFNLRSTVTDDDDDPWAAIAAPAPTTKAKPLSSARGRSAKPAAPKLGAQRLNRTSSGV
- the LOC114189556 gene encoding N-terminal kinase-like protein isoform X2, encoding MVLSVYALHPNILSFLHSTEVETVDAGSPKVTIYMVTEPVMPLSDKIKELGLEGSQRDEYYAWGLHQIAKAVSFLNNDCKLVHANVCLASVVVTQTLDWKLHAFDVLSEFDGNNETSSGQMLQYAWLVEAQYKSMELAKSDWAGIKKSPPWAIDSWGMGCLIYELFSGLKLGKTEELRNTVFIPKSLLPDYQRLLSSTPSRRLNTSKLIENSEYFQNKLVDTIHFMEILSLKDSVEKDTFFRKLPNLSEQLPQQIVLKKLLPLLASALEYGSASALALTALLKMSSALSAEEFCVKVLPTLVKLFSSNDRGIRVGLLQHIDQYGESLSAQVVDEQVYPHVATGFSDTSAFLRELTLKSMLILAPKLSQRTFSGSLLKHLSRLQVDEEPAIRTNTTILLGNIASYLNEGTRKRVLINAFTVRALRDTFPPARGAGIMALCATSSYYDITEIATRILPNVVVLTIDPDNDVRSKAFQAVDQFLQMAKQYYEKTNTAEDTEGASMGISSIPGNAGLLGWAMSSLTLKGKPSDNAPVSSVSSTALPPASANAGSVIDTPPTAPLRVRSAPDFAEQPVPTSPTSTDGWGEMENELDEECENDKDGWDDLEPLEEIKPTPALANIQAAQRRPVSQPVSQTKQAANLQSKSTSKLKKDEDDELWGSIAAPAPKTSKSFNLRSTVTDDDDDPWAAIAAPAPTTKAKPLSSARGRSAKPAAPKLGAQRLNRTSSGV
- the LOC114189556 gene encoding N-terminal kinase-like protein isoform X3 — translated: MVLSVYALTEVETVDAGSPKVTIYMVTEPVMPLSDKIKELGLEGSQRDEYYAWGLHQIAKAVSFLNNDCKLVHANVCLASVVVTQTLDWKLHAFDVLSEFDGNNETSSGQMLQYAWLVEAQYKSMELAKSDWAGIKKSPPWAIDSWGMGCLIYELFSGLKLGKTEELRNTVFIPKSLLPDYQRLLSSTPSRRLNTSKLIENSEYFQNKLVDTIHFMEILSLKDSVEKDTFFRKLPNLSEQLPQQIVLKKLLPLLASALEYGSASALALTALLKMSSALSAEEFCVKVLPTLVKLFSSNDRGIRVGLLQHIDQYGESLSAQVVDEQVYPHVATGFSDTSAFLRELTLKSMLILAPKLSQRTFSGSLLKHLSRLQVDEEPAIRTNTTILLGNIASYLNEGTRKRVLINAFTVRALRDTFPPARGAGIMALCATSSYYDITEIATRILPNVVVLTIDPDNDVRSKAFQAVDQFLQMAKQYYEKTNTAEDTEGASMGISSIPGNAGLLGWAMSSLTLKGKPSDNAPVSSVSSTALPPASANAGSVIDTPPTAPLRVRSAPDFAEQPVPTSPTSTDGWGEMENELDEECENDKDGWDDLEPLEEIKPTPALANIQAAQRRPVSQPVSQTKQAANLQSKSTSKLKKDEDDELWGSIAAPAPKTSKSFNLRSTVTDDDDDPWAAIAAPAPTTKAKPLSSARGRSAKPAAPKLGAQRLNRTSSGV